One segment of Halomonas sp. TD01 DNA contains the following:
- a CDS encoding IS30 family transposase, with product MSYLELSIEERASIQVGQAQGMSLRHIAQLLGRAPSTISREIRRNQMAQNGYCARYAQRQREKRREVCRPARKLLPGTERFDLIVHMLRRRLSPEQISGKLKTMKLPDLRDAYVCRETIYTAIYALPVGHLRKELIHCLRQGKTTRKPRRGEVDRRGQIPDMVSIHLRPPEVSKREMPGHWEGDLIKGKNNASAVGTLVELSSGYLILAKMDDATATSAVAGFSAALNRMPTTARKSMTYDQGREMAQHAKITQETGVAIYFCDPHSPWQRGANENINGLIRQYLPKGTDLSVHSQEELDAIAFELNMRPRKRFGFKCPIEVMSELMAKYHESPSTIQ from the coding sequence ATGTCTTACCTCGAACTCAGTATTGAAGAACGTGCCAGCATCCAAGTGGGTCAAGCCCAAGGGATGAGCCTTCGGCATATTGCCCAGCTCCTGGGGCGAGCTCCTTCAACCATCTCTCGTGAAATACGCCGTAACCAAATGGCCCAGAACGGTTACTGCGCCCGGTACGCCCAACGTCAGCGAGAAAAGCGTCGAGAGGTCTGTCGTCCTGCGCGTAAGCTTTTGCCAGGCACCGAGCGGTTTGATCTCATCGTGCATATGTTGCGGCGACGCTTGTCTCCCGAACAAATTAGCGGCAAGCTCAAGACGATGAAACTACCTGATTTGCGCGATGCCTACGTCTGCCGAGAGACCATCTACACGGCCATTTATGCCTTGCCTGTTGGCCACCTTCGCAAGGAACTGATTCACTGCTTGCGACAAGGTAAAACCACACGCAAGCCTCGCCGTGGCGAAGTGGATCGACGTGGCCAGATCCCTGACATGGTCAGCATTCACTTACGTCCGCCCGAGGTCAGTAAGCGTGAAATGCCCGGCCACTGGGAAGGCGATCTGATCAAAGGTAAGAATAACGCGTCCGCGGTAGGCACCTTGGTAGAGCTTAGTAGTGGCTATCTGATCCTCGCAAAAATGGACGACGCCACCGCCACCTCCGCCGTAGCAGGCTTTAGTGCTGCTCTGAATCGAATGCCGACCACCGCTCGAAAAAGCATGACCTATGATCAGGGGCGTGAAATGGCACAACATGCAAAAATCACTCAAGAAACCGGCGTTGCGATTTACTTTTGCGATCCCCATAGCCCCTGGCAACGTGGGGCCAATGAGAATATCAATGGCCTTATCCGTCAATATTTACCGAAAGGAACGGACCTTTCAGTACATAGCCAGGAAGAGCTGGACGCCATTGCCTTTGAGCTGAATATGCGACCTCGAAAACGCTTTGGATTTAAATGTCCGATAGAAGTGATGAGCGAGCTGATGGCCAAGTACCATGAAAGCCCATCAACCATCCAATGA